In a genomic window of Onychostoma macrolepis isolate SWU-2019 chromosome 08, ASM1243209v1, whole genome shotgun sequence:
- the LOC131545999 gene encoding tumor necrosis factor receptor superfamily member 14-like isoform X2 yields the protein MKMQLLLIILYIVSIAFLYIEQAYCVCASAEYEINGHCCPMCDPGNRVLWHCTVDTSTPCVPCSASTYTDEPNGLEMCFSCSTCDAGLRIQKACTRLSNTVCEPLKGFFCMVREKGSCKLAVKHSQCKPGEYIQQKGTASTDTVCGECTNGTYSDGTFTACQPHTICQSMGRKQIETGTTSSDAKCEHTSNGLVVGIITGVVVVVVIVVIGVSVTQFVIFKHKSKARPGIK from the exons ATGAAAATGCAacttttattgattattttatacattgtttCTATTGCATTTCTATACATAGAACAAGCTTATTGTGTCTGTGCCAGTGCTGAATATGAGATAAACGGACATTGCTGCCCTATGTGCGATCCTG gtAATCGTGTTTTATGGCATTGCACAGTGGATACCAGCACACCTTGTGTACCCTGTAGTGCATCCACATACACCGATGAACCTAATGGACTTGAAATGTGCTTTTCCTGCTCAACCTGTGATGCAG GTTTAAGGATACAGAAGGCTTGTACACGGTTATCAAATACCGTTTGTGAGCCACTAAAAGGATTCTTCTGTATGGTCCGAGAAAAAGGCAGCTGTAAATTAGCTGTTAAACATTCTCAGTGTAAACCTGGAGAATACATCCAACAAAAAG GAACAGCAAGCACTGATACTGTATGTGGTGAATGCACAAATGGCACCTACTCTGATGGCACTTTCACAGCTTGTCAGCCACATACAAT ATGTCAGAGTATGGGTCGTAAACAAATAGAAACAGGAACAACGTCGTCTGATGCTAAATGTGAACATACTTCAAATGGTCTTGTTGTTGGAATCATAACTGGTGTTGTGGtcgttgttgttattgttgttattggAGTCTCAGTAACCCAGTTTGTCATATTCAAACACAAGTCAAAGGCTCGTCCAGGGATAAAGTAA
- the LOC131545999 gene encoding tumor necrosis factor receptor superfamily member 14-like isoform X1, which translates to MKMQLLLIILYIVSIAFLYIEQAYCVCASAEYEINGHCCPMCDPGNRVLWHCTVDTSTPCVPCSASTYTDEPNGLEMCFSCSTCDAGLRIQKACTRLSNTVCEPLKGFFCMVREKGSCKLAVKHSQCKPGEYIQQKGTASTDTVCGECTNGTYSDGTFTACQPHTMSGLANITLLHIYRCQSMGRKQIETGTTSSDAKCEHTSNGLVVGIITGVVVVVVIVVIGVSVTQFVIFKHKSKARPGIK; encoded by the exons ATGAAAATGCAacttttattgattattttatacattgtttCTATTGCATTTCTATACATAGAACAAGCTTATTGTGTCTGTGCCAGTGCTGAATATGAGATAAACGGACATTGCTGCCCTATGTGCGATCCTG gtAATCGTGTTTTATGGCATTGCACAGTGGATACCAGCACACCTTGTGTACCCTGTAGTGCATCCACATACACCGATGAACCTAATGGACTTGAAATGTGCTTTTCCTGCTCAACCTGTGATGCAG GTTTAAGGATACAGAAGGCTTGTACACGGTTATCAAATACCGTTTGTGAGCCACTAAAAGGATTCTTCTGTATGGTCCGAGAAAAAGGCAGCTGTAAATTAGCTGTTAAACATTCTCAGTGTAAACCTGGAGAATACATCCAACAAAAAG GAACAGCAAGCACTGATACTGTATGTGGTGAATGCACAAATGGCACCTACTCTGATGGCACTTTCACAGCTTGTCAGCCACATACAAT GTCTGGACTTGCTAACATCACACTGTTGCATATCTACAGATGTCAGAGTATGGGTCGTAAACAAATAGAAACAGGAACAACGTCGTCTGATGCTAAATGTGAACATACTTCAAATGGTCTTGTTGTTGGAATCATAACTGGTGTTGTGGtcgttgttgttattgttgttattggAGTCTCAGTAACCCAGTTTGTCATATTCAAACACAAGTCAAAGGCTCGTCCAGGGATAAAGTAA